One Nicotiana tomentosiformis chromosome 4, ASM39032v3, whole genome shotgun sequence genomic window carries:
- the LOC104118338 gene encoding hydrolase 3-like: protein MASEDNEIVTDLYPHIRVYKNGRVERFYHLHNLFYVPPSPDQDPDTGVSSKDITISSHVSARLYLPKNTNSSDQKKLPIIVFYHGGGLILNSAFFNVFHRFLNLLVSESNSIAVSVEYRLAPEHDVTTVYEDSWTALQWVASGKDLWLTNYGDFNKIFIVGESGGANIVFNMVMRAGREKLNGDVKICGSILACPYFVIPYENVDVKNLMVYKLWTNVICPKLEPLDCPMINPLCKMAPSLSGLGCSKLFVCLAEKDELAPGEMEMRFVEGVKKSGWNGEFVFFVVEGEGHSFFILDPETEKARDLIKRFANFIQGK from the coding sequence ATGGCTAGTGAAGATAATGAAATTGTCACTGATCTCTATCCCCATATCCGAGTCTACAAAAACGGCCGCGTTGAACGTTTCTACCATTTACACAACTTATTCTACGTTCCACCTTCACCAGATCAAGATCCAGATACTGGTGTTTCCTCTAAAGACATCACTATCTCTTCTCACGTTTCTGCTAGGCTTTATTTACCTAAAAACACAAACTCTTCAGACCAAAAAAAACTCCCAATTATAGTATTTTACCATGGTGGTGGACTCATTCTTAATTCAGCATTCTTTAATGTGTTTCATCGTTTCCTTAATCTCTTGGTTTCTGAATCCAATTCAATTGCTGTCTCTGTTGAATACAGATTAGCACCagaacatgatgtgacaacagtTTATGAAGATTCTTGGACTGCTCTTCAATGGGTAGCTAGTGGAAAAGATTTGTGGTTAACAAATTATGGtgattttaataaaatatttatagtTGGGGAAAGTGGTGGAGCTAATATTGTTTTTAACATGGTTATGAGAGCTGGTAGAGAAAAGTTAAATGGTGATGTTAAAATTTGTGGTTCAATTCTTGCTTGTCCTTATTTTGTGATCCCatatgaaaatgttgatgtgAAGAATTTGATGGTTTATAAGTTATGGACAAATGTTATTTGTCCAAAATTAGAACCGCTTGATTGTCCCATGATTAATCCTCTTTGTAAAATGGCTCCTAGTTTGTCTGGACTAGGTTGTTCCAAGTTGTTTGTTTGTCTTGCTGAGAAAGATGAATTGGCTCCTGGTGAAATGGAGATGCGATTTGTCGAAGGTGTCAAGAAAAGTGGATGGAATGGAGAGTTTGTGTTTTTTGTGGTTGAAGGGGAAGGTCATTCTTTTTTTATATTGGATCCTGAAACTGAGAAAGCTAGAGATCTGATTAAGCGATTTGCTAATTTCATCCAAGGCAAGTGA